The proteins below are encoded in one region of Microbacterium pygmaeum:
- a CDS encoding TIGR03943 family putative permease subunit, which produces MRRASFIGTRWLGVGLAAILAVVTLSLSFTGRLGLYINPDSTWFAVCMSFVVLAGTALSFALPLGAEADHGHDHGEAHPPAAPAASIASAAPEASLALDASLRRRMARTSEHPAEILRHPSHPPTIGHPVALTATVVGGIAASGVVLLTLVLPPASLSAELAMSRDIGAPPLFAGSDAVTLAATGDTASFGVGDWSTVFATATNPDAFDGDAITLTGFVTPGGAADGFDLTRLVITHCVIDAQPASIPIAASTGAPDTGQWVTVTVTVTSTADGRLRVTAESVEAIDEPSDPYEH; this is translated from the coding sequence TTGCGTAGGGCATCGTTCATCGGAACCCGATGGCTGGGTGTCGGCCTGGCCGCGATCCTCGCCGTCGTCACGCTGAGCCTGTCCTTCACCGGCCGGCTCGGCCTGTACATCAACCCCGATTCGACCTGGTTCGCCGTTTGCATGTCCTTCGTGGTGCTCGCCGGCACCGCGCTGAGCTTCGCGCTGCCCCTCGGCGCCGAGGCCGATCACGGACACGATCACGGCGAGGCGCATCCCCCCGCCGCACCCGCGGCCTCCATCGCATCCGCGGCACCCGAGGCATCCCTGGCACTCGACGCGTCCCTGCGTCGGAGGATGGCACGAACGTCCGAGCATCCGGCTGAGATCCTCCGACATCCGTCGCATCCTCCGACGATCGGACACCCGGTCGCGCTCACCGCGACGGTGGTCGGCGGCATCGCGGCATCCGGCGTGGTGCTGCTCACGCTCGTCCTCCCGCCCGCGTCGCTGTCCGCCGAGCTCGCGATGTCGCGCGACATCGGGGCGCCGCCCCTGTTCGCGGGATCGGATGCCGTGACCCTGGCCGCCACCGGAGACACCGCGTCCTTCGGGGTCGGCGACTGGTCGACGGTGTTCGCGACGGCCACGAACCCGGACGCGTTCGACGGTGACGCCATCACCCTCACCGGATTCGTGACGCCCGGTGGCGCGGCCGACGGGTTCGACCTGACGCGCCTCGTGATCACGCACTGCGTGATCGACGCGCAGCCGGCGAGTATTCCGATCGCGGCATCAACCGGTGCGCCCGACACCGGTCAGTGGGTCACGGTCACGGTCACCGTGACCTCGACCGCCGACGGACGCCTGCGCGTCACCGCCGAGTCGGTCGAGGCGATCGACGAGCCGAGCGACCCGTATGAGCACTGA
- a CDS encoding TolB-like translocation protein: protein MSTEPGGSATRAGRTRRRRSRAFLVTFTVVVAALAALGLAGAAAGVASGPRISSVDVDPAAAVAASGSRLILTTSASLEEVDAAQISVSPATPFNVDTSGRSVGLRFGLPLHDDTEYTVEFSDVQSLGGGPTANLAYTFRTPPIEVFLLQRTSSGDTVFRTDLTGEEAVPVFSADHIEDYRATSSHLVMSVRDGDATQLVVTDLDGGSERQLALPGDGYVSALQSADRGELIGYTFSDADLSAAGGTESALFTASLKETEADAAPTQVVVPGAEPRVAEWRFVPDTESILLLTFDGSLLLTGSSGESATALGSAISIDGTARGSAAVDGADAAPQAIVTRPDGLDVIDLADASETPLVQPDRNLGLAGPVLPVPGGGTVRTSAPLGANGLPAGATISSVAHDGATRVLMEVPAADAVLQTCVSPSGRYAAVLIAPDAVQNPYDTYRMPIPGKVETHIVEIADGAEVVKLNGFDISWCRVPPR, encoded by the coding sequence ATGAGCACTGAGCCTGGCGGGTCGGCCACCCGGGCGGGTCGTACGCGCCGGCGCCGCAGCCGCGCCTTCCTCGTCACCTTCACCGTCGTGGTCGCCGCCCTCGCGGCACTCGGACTCGCCGGAGCGGCGGCCGGCGTCGCCTCAGGACCGCGGATCTCGTCCGTCGACGTCGACCCGGCCGCCGCGGTCGCAGCATCCGGATCCCGGCTCATCCTGACGACGTCCGCCTCGCTCGAGGAGGTGGATGCCGCTCAGATCAGCGTCTCCCCGGCGACGCCCTTCAACGTCGACACGTCGGGGCGCAGCGTCGGTCTCCGCTTCGGGCTGCCGCTGCACGACGATACGGAATACACCGTCGAGTTCTCCGACGTGCAGAGCCTGGGCGGCGGGCCGACCGCGAACCTGGCCTACACCTTCCGCACGCCGCCCATCGAGGTCTTCCTCCTGCAGCGCACCTCGAGCGGCGACACCGTCTTCCGCACCGACCTGACCGGTGAGGAGGCCGTGCCCGTCTTCAGCGCCGATCACATCGAGGACTACCGCGCGACCTCGAGCCACCTGGTGATGTCGGTGCGCGACGGCGATGCGACGCAGCTCGTCGTCACCGATCTCGACGGCGGCTCGGAGCGGCAGCTGGCCCTGCCCGGAGACGGCTACGTCAGCGCATTGCAGAGTGCTGATCGCGGCGAACTCATCGGCTACACGTTCTCCGACGCCGATCTTTCTGCGGCCGGCGGCACCGAGAGCGCGCTGTTCACCGCATCGCTCAAAGAGACCGAGGCCGACGCCGCGCCCACGCAGGTCGTCGTCCCCGGCGCCGAGCCGCGGGTGGCCGAGTGGCGGTTCGTGCCCGACACCGAAAGCATCCTGCTGCTCACGTTCGACGGGTCGCTCCTGCTGACCGGCTCGTCCGGTGAGAGCGCCACCGCACTCGGGTCGGCGATCTCCATCGACGGGACGGCGCGAGGCTCCGCAGCCGTGGACGGGGCGGATGCCGCGCCACAGGCGATCGTCACCAGACCCGACGGCCTCGATGTGATCGACCTGGCCGACGCGTCCGAGACGCCGCTCGTCCAGCCCGATCGGAATCTCGGACTCGCCGGCCCCGTGCTGCCGGTACCGGGTGGAGGCACGGTCCGCACGTCTGCGCCGCTGGGCGCGAACGGTCTCCCCGCCGGCGCCACGATCTCCTCGGTCGCGCACGACGGGGCGACCCGCGTGCTGATGGAGGTCCCGGCGGCCGATGCCGTCCTGCAGACCTGCGTCTCGCCGAGCGGCCGCTACGCGGCGGTGCTGATCGCTCCGGACGCGGTCCAGAACCCCTACGACACGTACCGGATGCCGATCCCGGGCAAGGTCGAGACGCACATCGTCGAGATCGCGGACGGCGCCGAGGTCGTGAAGCTCAACGGCTTCGACATCTCGTGGTGCCGGGTGCCGCCCCGATGA